A DNA window from Bradyrhizobium barranii subsp. barranii contains the following coding sequences:
- the mutY gene encoding A/G-specific adenine glycosylase — protein MSPKSALMAKSEPAQAGTSSRPLALLAWYDRHRRRLPWRAMPGETSDPYRVWLSEIMLQQTTVKAVGPYFEKFVARWPDVTALGRASQDDVLRMWAGLGYYSRARNLHACAVAVTREHSGVFPDTEEGLRALPGIGPYTAAAIAAIAFDRRTMPVDGNIERVVSRLFAVEEELPQAKPLIQQLAATLLADARAGDETSRAGDSAQALMDLGASICTPKKPACSLCPLNEDCTARALATQEAFPRKAPKKSGTLRRGAAFVVTRGGELLVRSRPEKGLLGGMTEVPGSDWLAGQQDATAKQQAPDLKGLSRWQRKVGVVTHVFTHFPLELVVYTAKAEARTRAPEGMRWVPIATLAGEALPNVMRKVIAHALDPSAAPPS, from the coding sequence ATGAGCCCCAAATCGGCACTAATGGCGAAATCGGAACCGGCTCAGGCGGGGACCTCGTCGCGCCCGCTCGCGCTCCTCGCCTGGTACGACCGCCATCGCCGCCGTCTGCCATGGCGCGCGATGCCCGGCGAGACCTCGGACCCTTACCGCGTCTGGCTATCGGAGATCATGCTCCAGCAGACCACCGTGAAAGCCGTCGGCCCTTATTTCGAAAAGTTCGTCGCGCGCTGGCCGGATGTCACGGCGCTGGGGCGGGCGTCGCAGGATGACGTGCTGCGGATGTGGGCCGGGCTCGGCTATTACTCCCGCGCGCGCAATCTCCATGCCTGCGCGGTGGCCGTGACGCGCGAGCACAGCGGTGTGTTTCCCGACACGGAAGAGGGGCTGCGCGCGCTGCCGGGGATCGGACCCTATACGGCAGCCGCAATCGCCGCGATCGCGTTCGATCGCCGCACCATGCCGGTCGACGGCAACATCGAGCGCGTGGTGTCGCGCCTGTTCGCCGTCGAAGAGGAGCTGCCGCAGGCCAAGCCGCTGATCCAGCAACTGGCGGCGACGCTGCTTGCGGACGCTCGCGCCGGCGACGAGACGTCTCGCGCTGGCGACAGCGCGCAGGCGCTGATGGATCTGGGCGCCTCGATCTGCACGCCGAAGAAGCCGGCCTGCTCGCTCTGTCCGCTCAATGAGGATTGCACCGCGCGTGCGCTGGCGACGCAGGAAGCGTTTCCGCGCAAGGCGCCGAAGAAGAGCGGAACGTTGCGGCGCGGGGCTGCCTTCGTCGTGACGCGCGGCGGCGAGCTGCTGGTCCGCTCGAGGCCCGAAAAAGGCCTCCTTGGCGGCATGACCGAGGTGCCGGGCTCGGACTGGCTGGCTGGTCAGCAAGACGCAACGGCGAAGCAGCAGGCGCCCGACCTGAAGGGGCTGTCGCGCTGGCAGCGCAAGGTGGGCGTCGTCACCCACGTCTTCACGCATTTTCCGCTGGAGCTGGTGGTCTACACGGCGAAGGCCGAAGCGCGCACGCGCGCGCCCGAAGGCATGCGCTGGGTGCCGATCGCGACCCTCGCCGGTGAAGCGCTGCCCAACGTCATGCGCAAGGTGATCGCGCACGCGCTGGACCCTTCAGCGGCCCCACCTTCCTGA
- a CDS encoding DsbA family protein, with protein MIITRRAFNTMLSLTGLAALAGLSPLRFISEAMAQSAADVAKPVSLPDMALGPKDAPVTITEYASMTCPHCAAFNEQVFPKIKSEYIDTGKVRYIFREFPLDIKAAAGSMLSRCIAKDDASKYFAVTDMLFRQQNDWVLKNTTETLTRIGKQAGLTQQQVEACLKDQALLDKIAADQKYASDVLKVDSTPTFFINGEKIKGEASFDEFAKKINPLLKS; from the coding sequence TTGATCATCACCCGCCGCGCCTTCAACACGATGCTGTCGCTGACCGGTCTTGCCGCGCTCGCCGGGCTGTCGCCGCTGCGGTTCATCTCCGAGGCCATGGCGCAGTCGGCCGCCGATGTGGCCAAGCCCGTGTCGCTGCCCGACATGGCACTCGGCCCCAAGGACGCCCCCGTCACCATCACCGAATATGCCTCGATGACCTGTCCGCATTGTGCGGCGTTCAACGAGCAGGTGTTCCCCAAGATCAAGTCGGAATACATCGACACCGGCAAGGTGCGTTACATCTTCCGCGAGTTCCCGCTCGACATCAAAGCCGCCGCCGGCTCGATGCTGTCGCGCTGCATCGCCAAGGACGACGCGTCGAAATATTTCGCGGTCACCGACATGCTGTTCCGCCAGCAGAACGATTGGGTGCTGAAGAACACCACGGAGACGCTGACGCGGATCGGCAAGCAGGCCGGTCTCACCCAGCAGCAGGTCGAAGCCTGCCTGAAGGACCAGGCGCTGCTCGACAAAATCGCCGCCGACCAAAAGTACGCCAGCGACGTTCTGAAGGTGGATTCGACGCCGACCTTCTTCATCAACGGCGAGAAGATCAAGGGCGAAGCCTCGTTCGATGAATTCGCCAAGAAGATCAATCCGCTGCTGAAGAGCTGA
- a CDS encoding IS481 family transposase yields the protein MPWSEVSVMDQRHEFVRLALQEGANRRELCRRFNISPDVGYKWLARWQAGDRELADRSRRPHAMPKRSEAAVEVEVLAVRDKHPAWGARKIAHCLKRGGQTVPVPSTVHQILCRNGRVKPSENAPPNPGHRFEKEAPNLLWQMDFKGHLPLADGTRCHPLTIVDDHSRYVLCLKACADEQRLTVQNHLSTTFRCYGLPEAFYTDNGSPWGDTSGIRWTGLKVWLLKLGVRVVHARPCHPQARGKNERFHRTLKAEVFAMRRFRTLPEVQRAFDAWRPVYNLERPHQGLDMQVPADRFRPSARPMPARVPNVEYDSGEIVRRVSSTRPYISFKGRFWKVPQAFARERLAIRPLVRDGHYGIFFASWQVASIDLTNGQPVSDVSEQVSAMSPD from the coding sequence ATGCCTTGGAGCGAGGTGTCAGTGATGGATCAGCGTCACGAGTTTGTGCGGCTGGCTTTGCAGGAGGGCGCCAACCGGCGCGAACTGTGCCGTCGGTTCAACATCAGTCCTGACGTCGGCTACAAGTGGCTGGCGCGCTGGCAGGCCGGCGATCGGGAGCTGGCCGACCGCTCCCGGCGCCCGCATGCGATGCCCAAGCGGAGTGAGGCTGCGGTCGAAGTAGAAGTCCTGGCTGTACGCGACAAGCATCCGGCTTGGGGAGCACGGAAGATTGCCCATTGCCTGAAGCGGGGCGGGCAGACGGTGCCTGTGCCATCAACGGTGCACCAGATCCTGTGTCGGAACGGCCGGGTCAAACCGAGTGAGAATGCGCCGCCCAATCCGGGCCACCGGTTCGAGAAGGAAGCTCCCAATCTGCTGTGGCAGATGGACTTCAAGGGCCACCTGCCGCTGGCCGACGGGACACGATGCCATCCGCTGACCATCGTCGACGATCACTCGCGCTACGTGCTGTGCCTGAAGGCATGTGCCGACGAGCAGCGTCTCACCGTGCAGAATCACCTGTCGACGACGTTCCGCTGCTATGGCCTGCCAGAGGCCTTCTACACCGACAATGGCTCACCCTGGGGCGATACGTCCGGCATTCGTTGGACCGGACTGAAGGTGTGGCTGCTCAAGCTTGGCGTCAGGGTGGTGCACGCCAGGCCATGCCACCCACAGGCCCGCGGCAAGAACGAGCGCTTCCATCGCACCCTGAAGGCCGAGGTGTTTGCAATGCGCCGCTTCCGAACTCTCCCGGAAGTCCAGCGCGCCTTCGACGCCTGGCGGCCGGTCTACAATCTGGAGCGGCCTCACCAAGGCCTCGATATGCAGGTCCCTGCCGATCGCTTCCGGCCAAGTGCTCGCCCCATGCCGGCCCGCGTTCCGAACGTCGAATACGACAGCGGCGAGATCGTGCGCAGGGTCTCATCGACAAGACCCTACATCTCCTTCAAGGGACGCTTCTGGAAAGTTCCCCAGGCCTTCGCCCGCGAACGCCTTGCCATCCGGCCACTGGTTCGTGACGGCCACTACGGAATCTTCTTCGCCAGCTGGCAGGTCGCATCGATCGACTTGACCAATGGCCAACCTGTCAGTGATGTGTCCGAACAGGTGTCAGCCATGTCTCCGGACTAA
- the smc gene encoding chromosome segregation protein SMC, whose protein sequence is MKITRLRLHGFKSFVEATDFVIEPGLTGVVGPNGCGKSNLVEALRWAMGETSYKSLRAADMDAVIFAGSGNRPARNHAEVTMTIDNTDRTAPAAMNDSQLLEISRRIEREAGSVYRINGRDVRARDVQILFADAATGARSPALVHQGKIGEIIQAKPEQRRRVLEDAAGVAGLHARRHEAELRLKAAETNLTRVEDVIGQLAGQMEGLKKQARQAVRYREVAAKVRKAEATLFHLRWIGAHADVNESGQTHDLAVREMAERTQHQAEAARIQAIRATEMPALRDAEARAAAGLQRLTNARELLDREEERAKERVAELERRLAQFEGDISRAQQQTMDADVALQRLDTEDAELKEEIKSRVEKRSGVDERVGEAEAVLTETEHQFAELTTALADLTAKRNQLEANVRTHRDKLARLDQEISNVAAEEQKLADETGGFGDLDELTATVENAEQTLAASEAAAQASEAAHVAARQTLESSRSPLVEADKRVQRLDTEARTISKIVNGETKNLWPPIIDGITVDKGFEKAIGAALGDDLDAPVDPSAPMRWTNAGVTDGDPELPEGVVPLASHVQAPAELARRLAQIGVVPRERGAELVSQLKTGQRLVSPEGDVWRWDGFVAAAHAPTGAARRLAERARLVDIENELEQARIDAQIKRQALENAESELQMAASTEGASREAWRAAQRELNVARERHATAEREISRRAARKATLSEAHSRLAADRAEAEAAYEYAEAGITELPSSEDTETRLAAVRSDIEGHRRMAAQVRAEAQALAREAELADRRVQAILAERTEWQNRKESAASHIDTIQTRITEVSIERSDLENAPAVFAEKRSALITEIEYAENDRRMAADALASAETAMAETDRVAKLTLEALSSSREATARAEERMEGARRRLEDIEREIRDMLEVEPQAVAGLAEIEPGAELPPLHDIEEDLEKMRRDRERLGAVNLRAEEELREVETQHTGLVTERDDLVEAIKRLRQGIQSLNKEARERLLTSFEVVNNHFKRLFVELFGGGEAALHLIESDDPLEAGLEIIAKPPGKKPQTLSLLSGGEQALTAMALIFAVFLTNPSPICVLDEVDAPLDDHNVERYCNLLHEMTSSTDTRFIIITHNPITMARMNRLFGVTMAERGVSQLVSVSLSEAVDILDQNVA, encoded by the coding sequence ATGAAAATCACCCGCCTGCGCCTTCACGGCTTCAAGTCCTTCGTTGAGGCCACCGACTTCGTCATCGAGCCCGGCCTGACCGGCGTGGTCGGACCCAACGGCTGCGGCAAGTCGAATCTCGTCGAGGCGCTGCGATGGGCGATGGGCGAAACCTCGTACAAGTCGCTGCGCGCGGCCGACATGGACGCGGTGATCTTCGCCGGCTCCGGCAACCGTCCTGCGCGCAACCACGCCGAAGTGACGATGACGATCGACAACACCGATCGCACCGCGCCGGCGGCGATGAACGACAGCCAGCTGCTGGAAATCTCCCGCCGCATAGAGCGCGAGGCCGGCTCGGTCTATCGCATCAACGGCCGCGACGTCCGCGCCCGCGACGTGCAGATCCTGTTCGCCGACGCCGCCACCGGTGCGCGTTCGCCGGCCCTCGTCCACCAGGGCAAGATCGGCGAGATCATCCAGGCCAAGCCCGAGCAGCGCCGCCGCGTGCTGGAAGATGCTGCCGGCGTCGCCGGCCTGCACGCCCGCCGCCACGAGGCCGAATTGCGGCTGAAGGCCGCCGAAACCAACCTCACCCGCGTCGAGGACGTGATCGGCCAGCTCGCCGGCCAGATGGAAGGCCTGAAGAAGCAGGCCCGCCAGGCCGTGCGCTATCGCGAGGTCGCGGCCAAGGTCCGCAAGGCGGAAGCCACGCTGTTCCACCTGCGCTGGATCGGCGCGCATGCCGACGTCAACGAATCCGGCCAGACCCATGATCTCGCGGTTCGCGAGATGGCCGAACGCACCCAGCACCAGGCCGAAGCCGCCCGCATCCAGGCCATCCGCGCCACCGAAATGCCGGCGCTGCGCGATGCCGAAGCGCGCGCCGCGGCCGGGCTGCAGCGCCTGACCAACGCACGCGAGCTGCTCGACCGCGAGGAAGAGCGCGCCAAGGAGCGCGTCGCCGAGCTCGAGCGGCGCCTGGCCCAGTTCGAGGGCGACATCTCGCGCGCCCAGCAGCAGACCATGGACGCCGACGTCGCGCTCCAGCGGCTCGACACCGAAGACGCCGAGCTGAAGGAAGAGATCAAGTCGCGGGTCGAGAAGCGCTCAGGTGTCGACGAGCGCGTCGGCGAAGCCGAGGCGGTGCTGACCGAAACCGAGCACCAGTTCGCCGAGCTCACCACGGCGCTTGCGGACCTCACCGCCAAGCGCAACCAGCTCGAAGCCAATGTCCGCACCCATCGCGACAAGCTCGCCCGCCTCGACCAGGAGATTTCGAACGTCGCGGCCGAGGAGCAGAAGCTTGCCGACGAGACTGGCGGCTTCGGCGATCTCGACGAGCTGACCGCAACGGTCGAGAACGCGGAGCAGACCCTTGCTGCTTCGGAAGCTGCGGCCCAGGCGAGCGAAGCTGCGCATGTTGCCGCGCGCCAGACGCTGGAATCCTCGCGCTCGCCGCTGGTCGAAGCCGACAAGCGCGTGCAGCGTCTCGATACCGAAGCGCGCACGATCTCCAAGATCGTCAACGGCGAGACCAAGAATCTGTGGCCGCCGATCATCGACGGCATCACCGTCGACAAGGGTTTTGAAAAGGCGATCGGTGCCGCGCTCGGCGACGATCTCGATGCGCCCGTCGATCCGTCCGCGCCGATGCGCTGGACCAATGCTGGCGTCACCGACGGCGATCCGGAGCTGCCCGAGGGCGTCGTGCCGCTCGCGAGCCACGTTCAGGCGCCCGCCGAGCTGGCGCGCCGCCTGGCGCAGATCGGCGTGGTGCCGCGCGAGCGCGGCGCCGAACTGGTCTCGCAGCTCAAGACCGGCCAGCGGCTGGTCTCGCCCGAAGGCGACGTCTGGCGCTGGGACGGCTTTGTCGCCGCGGCCCACGCCCCGACCGGTGCGGCACGGCGCCTCGCCGAGCGGGCCCGCCTCGTCGACATCGAGAACGAGCTGGAGCAGGCCCGCATCGACGCGCAGATCAAGCGTCAGGCACTGGAGAACGCCGAGTCCGAGCTGCAGATGGCTGCCAGCACCGAAGGCGCCAGCCGCGAGGCCTGGCGCGCCGCACAGCGTGAGCTCAACGTCGCCCGCGAGCGCCATGCCACGGCCGAGCGCGAGATCAGCCGCCGCGCCGCGCGCAAGGCGACGCTGTCGGAAGCCCATAGCCGCCTCGCCGCCGACCGCGCCGAGGCCGAGGCCGCGTACGAATATGCCGAGGCCGGCATCACCGAGCTGCCGTCGAGCGAGGACACCGAGACCCGTCTCGCCGCCGTCCGCAGCGACATCGAAGGCCATCGCCGCATGGCCGCCCAGGTCCGCGCCGAGGCGCAGGCGCTGGCGCGCGAGGCGGAGCTCGCCGACCGCCGCGTGCAGGCGATCCTCGCCGAGCGCACCGAGTGGCAGAACCGCAAGGAGAGTGCGGCCTCTCACATCGACACCATCCAGACCCGCATCACCGAGGTCTCGATCGAGCGCAGCGATCTCGAAAACGCGCCCGCCGTGTTCGCCGAGAAGCGCAGCGCGCTGATCACCGAGATCGAATACGCGGAAAACGACCGCCGCATGGCCGCCGACGCGCTCGCCTCGGCCGAGACCGCGATGGCCGAAACCGATCGCGTCGCGAAATTGACCCTCGAGGCGCTCTCGAGCTCCCGCGAGGCCACCGCGCGCGCCGAGGAACGCATGGAAGGCGCACGGCGCCGGCTCGAGGACATCGAGCGCGAGATCCGCGACATGCTCGAGGTCGAGCCGCAGGCCGTTGCCGGCCTCGCCGAGATCGAGCCCGGCGCCGAGCTGCCGCCGCTGCACGACATCGAGGAAGACCTCGAAAAGATGCGCCGCGACCGCGAGCGTCTCGGTGCTGTCAACCTGCGCGCCGAGGAAGAGCTGCGCGAGGTCGAGACCCAGCACACCGGCCTCGTCACCGAGCGCGATGACCTCGTCGAAGCCATCAAGCGGCTGCGCCAGGGCATCCAGAGCCTCAACAAGGAAGCGCGCGAGCGGCTCCTGACCTCGTTCGAGGTCGTCAACAACCACTTCAAGCGCCTGTTCGTCGAGCTGTTCGGCGGCGGCGAGGCCGCGCTGCACCTGATCGAGAGCGACGACCCGCTCGAAGCCGGTCTCGAGATCATCGCAAAGCCGCCGGGCAAGAAGCCGCAGACGCTGTCGCTGCTTTCGGGCGGCGAGCAGGCGCTGACCGCGATGGCGCTGATCTTCGCGGTGTTCCTCACCAACCCCTCGCCGATCTGCGTGCTGGACGAAGTCGACGCACCGCTCGACGACCACAACGTCGAGCGCTACTGCAACCTGCTGCACGAGATGACCAGCTCGACCGACACCCGCTTCATCATCATCACGCACAACCCGATCACGATGGCGCGGATGAACCGGCTGTTCGGCGTCACCATGGCCGAGCGCGGCGTCTCGCAACTGGTGTCGGTGAGCCTGTCAGAGGCGGTGGACATTCTCGACCAGAACGTGGCGTGA
- a CDS encoding adenine phosphoribosyltransferase, whose amino-acid sequence MTFDHDLKASVRTIVDYPKPGIMFRDITTLLADARAFRRAVDELVNPWAGNKIDKVAGMEARGFIIGGAVAHQLSAGFVPIRKKGKLPHTTVRIAYSLEYGIDEMEMHVDAIQPGERVILVDDLIATGGTAEGAVKLLRQIGANVVAACFIVDLPDLGGAAKLRAMDVPVRTLMTFEGH is encoded by the coding sequence ATGACCTTTGACCACGATCTGAAGGCGAGCGTCCGCACCATCGTCGACTATCCCAAGCCGGGGATCATGTTCCGCGACATCACCACGCTGCTCGCGGATGCGCGCGCGTTCCGCCGCGCGGTCGACGAGCTCGTCAATCCCTGGGCCGGCAACAAGATCGACAAGGTCGCCGGCATGGAGGCGCGCGGCTTCATCATCGGCGGCGCGGTGGCGCATCAGCTCTCGGCCGGCTTCGTGCCGATCCGGAAAAAAGGCAAGTTGCCGCACACCACCGTGCGCATTGCCTACTCGCTCGAATACGGCATCGACGAGATGGAGATGCATGTCGACGCGATCCAGCCCGGCGAGCGCGTCATCCTGGTCGACGATCTCATTGCCACCGGCGGCACTGCGGAGGGCGCGGTGAAGCTGCTGCGTCAGATCGGCGCCAATGTGGTCGCCGCCTGCTTCATCGTCGATCTGCCCGATCTCGGCGGCGCCGCCAAGCTGCGCGCGATGGACGTGCCGGTGCGCACGCTGATGACGTTCGAAGGGCATTGA
- a CDS encoding P-loop NTPase family protein encodes MAKPAVVVVGADKGGVGKTTVSRTLLDYFSANNVPTRAFDTESPRGTLKRFHPEITEIVDMMTTSDQMKIFDTLNAASPSVTVIDVRAGLLSPALASLRDIGFLDAAKAGQITFAVFHILGPSIASLDEIAETAGFMGGAKYFLVKNFINDTQFFQWDQATYNSYFHRIKDATELTIPKLNEMAYEQVEVSSVPFLKFVANKGINDEAANYSFVLRGYVRHWLANVWSEFDRIRLTDIVGSKPAPRNSEK; translated from the coding sequence ATGGCAAAGCCGGCAGTGGTTGTGGTGGGCGCGGACAAGGGCGGGGTGGGCAAGACCACGGTGTCGCGCACCTTGCTCGATTATTTTTCCGCCAACAACGTACCGACGCGCGCCTTCGACACGGAGTCGCCGCGCGGAACCCTGAAGCGCTTTCACCCCGAGATCACCGAGATCGTCGACATGATGACGACCTCGGACCAGATGAAGATCTTCGACACGCTCAACGCGGCGAGCCCGTCGGTGACCGTGATCGACGTCCGCGCCGGCCTGCTCTCGCCGGCGCTGGCCTCGCTGCGCGACATCGGCTTCCTCGACGCCGCCAAGGCCGGCCAGATCACCTTCGCGGTGTTCCACATCCTGGGCCCCTCGATCGCGTCGCTCGACGAAATCGCCGAGACCGCGGGCTTCATGGGGGGCGCAAAATATTTCCTGGTGAAGAACTTCATCAACGACACCCAGTTCTTCCAGTGGGACCAGGCGACCTACAATTCCTACTTCCACCGCATCAAGGACGCGACCGAGCTGACCATCCCCAAGCTCAACGAAATGGCCTATGAGCAGGTCGAGGTGTCCTCCGTCCCGTTCCTGAAATTCGTCGCCAACAAGGGCATCAACGACGAAGCCGCGAACTATTCCTTCGTGCTGCGCGGCTATGTCCGCCACTGGCTGGCGAATGTCTGGAGCGAGTTCGACCGGATCCGGCTGACCGACATCGTCGGTTCGAAGCCCGCCCCCCGCAACAGCGAAAAATAG
- the istB gene encoding IS21-like element ISFK1 family helper ATPase IstB: MLNHPTHERLIELGLTGMAKAFEEQRRSPDLEALPFEDRIGLLVDREAAERDTRRLTTRLKIAALRQTACVEDVDLRTPRGIDRAVFAKLVEGRWIDRHENLLVTGATGLGKSWLACALGHKACRDNRSVLYHRVPRLFEALALARGDGRYARLLKSLGRAQLLILDDWGLSVLTAAERRDLLEILEDRHGRASTIVTSQLPVDTWHGAIGDPTVADAILDRLVHNAHRLQLTGESMRKRSAKTITLDGQPEH, encoded by the coding sequence ATGCTTAACCACCCAACCCACGAACGGCTGATCGAGCTTGGCCTGACCGGAATGGCCAAGGCCTTCGAGGAGCAGCGCCGATCGCCCGATCTCGAAGCCCTGCCGTTCGAAGATCGCATCGGCCTGTTGGTCGACCGCGAAGCCGCCGAACGCGACACCAGGCGGCTCACCACGCGCCTCAAGATCGCCGCACTGCGCCAGACTGCTTGCGTCGAGGACGTCGATCTGCGCACCCCGCGGGGCATCGACCGCGCCGTTTTCGCCAAACTCGTCGAAGGTCGCTGGATCGATCGCCACGAGAATTTGCTCGTCACCGGGGCAACCGGCCTGGGCAAAAGTTGGTTAGCCTGCGCGCTCGGCCACAAGGCCTGCCGCGACAACCGATCAGTCCTCTATCATCGCGTTCCAAGGCTGTTCGAGGCGCTCGCGCTCGCGCGCGGAGACGGACGTTACGCTCGGCTCCTCAAAAGCCTCGGCCGCGCTCAGCTTCTGATTTTGGATGATTGGGGACTATCGGTGCTCACCGCCGCGGAACGCCGCGATCTGCTCGAAATCCTCGAGGACCGCCATGGCCGCGCATCCACCATCGTCACAAGTCAGCTCCCCGTGGACACCTGGCATGGAGCCATTGGGGACCCCACGGTCGCCGACGCCATTCTCGATCGCCTCGTCCACAACGCCCACCGCCTCCAGCTCACCGGAGAAAGCATGCGAAAACGCAGCGCCAAAACCATCACCCTTGACGGCCAACCAGAACACTGA
- a CDS encoding small ribosomal subunit Rsm22 family protein translates to MPATYAAVAASLNALTEMAPDLAPETLLDVGAGPGTASWAAAEAFPSLQDFTLLDANATLSRLALELAHDSTRLADCRYLPGDAGANLAEASQADLVVASYVIGELSETDQRKLAETMWAKARHALVVIEPGTPAGYARILALRQQLIALGAYVAAPCPHEKPCPLTAPDWCHFSQRLPRSQAHRQIKGADVPFEDERFIYIALTRTAPATRAARVLAPPDVGKAEITAKLCTEGGLAITKVPRRDRAAYANARRWRWGDAVIAES, encoded by the coding sequence ATGCCGGCGACCTATGCGGCCGTGGCCGCCAGCCTGAATGCACTGACCGAGATGGCGCCGGACCTCGCCCCGGAAACCCTGCTCGACGTCGGCGCAGGCCCGGGCACCGCGAGCTGGGCCGCTGCTGAGGCCTTTCCGTCGCTGCAGGATTTTACCCTGCTCGACGCCAACGCCACCCTCAGCCGTCTCGCGCTCGAACTCGCGCATGACAGCACGCGGCTCGCCGATTGCCGCTATCTGCCGGGCGACGCCGGTGCCAACCTCGCGGAAGCCTCGCAAGCCGATCTCGTCGTCGCGAGCTACGTCATCGGCGAGCTCAGCGAGACCGATCAGCGCAAGCTGGCGGAAACGATGTGGGCGAAAGCGCGCCACGCGCTGGTCGTGATCGAGCCCGGCACACCGGCCGGCTACGCGCGCATCCTCGCGCTGCGCCAGCAGCTGATCGCGCTAGGTGCCTATGTCGCCGCGCCCTGCCCGCACGAAAAGCCGTGCCCGCTCACGGCACCCGACTGGTGCCATTTCAGCCAGCGCCTGCCGCGCTCGCAAGCGCACCGCCAGATCAAGGGCGCCGACGTGCCGTTCGAGGACGAGCGCTTCATCTACATCGCCCTGACCCGGACAGCGCCCGCAACACGCGCCGCGCGCGTGCTGGCGCCGCCGGATGTCGGCAAGGCCGAGATCACCGCAAAGCTCTGCACGGAGGGCGGCCTCGCCATCACCAAGGTCCCGCGGCGCGACAGGGCCGCCTATGCAAACGCCCGGCGCTGGCGCTGGGGCGACGCGGTCATTGCCGAAAGTTAA
- a CDS encoding DUF721 domain-containing protein, giving the protein MSKFPPRPGPISAKPLSLLLNDVFAEAYAKQGFAARELVTRWAQIAGPEIAAHAEPLKMQWPRPVEGQPQEPATLVLRVEGPMALEIQHSADVILERVNRFFGWSAVGKLAFRQAPLSRARPPVRPGPPDPKSVAKVAESLGDIEDEELKTALARLGAAIKRN; this is encoded by the coding sequence ATGTCCAAATTCCCTCCCAGACCCGGTCCCATCAGCGCCAAACCGCTGTCGCTCCTGCTCAACGACGTCTTTGCCGAGGCCTATGCCAAGCAGGGTTTTGCCGCGCGCGAGCTGGTGACCCGGTGGGCGCAGATTGCCGGGCCGGAGATTGCGGCCCATGCCGAGCCTTTGAAGATGCAATGGCCGCGGCCGGTCGAGGGCCAGCCGCAGGAGCCGGCGACCCTGGTGCTGCGGGTCGAGGGGCCGATGGCGCTGGAGATCCAGCACTCCGCCGACGTGATCCTGGAGCGGGTCAATCGCTTCTTCGGCTGGAGCGCGGTCGGCAAGCTCGCCTTCCGCCAGGCCCCCCTGTCGCGCGCCCGGCCGCCGGTCCGGCCCGGTCCGCCGGATCCCAAATCGGTGGCCAAGGTGGCGGAGAGCCTGGGGGACATCGAAGATGAAGAATTGAAGACAGCGCTGGCGCGGCTCGGGGCGGCCATCAAGCGAAATTGA
- a CDS encoding LemA family protein, producing MSTGWIVLGVIVVLVFLAFSAYNRLVALSQRVGQAFADIDVQLKQRHDLIPNLVETVKGYASHERGTLDDVIKARNSAMSAQGPAQVSAAENQLSGALGRLIALSEAYPDLKANANFQQLASELSDLENKIAASRRFFNNAVQEYNTGIQQMPAALFAGMFGFTKKDFFDLGASRTEVEATPQVKF from the coding sequence ATGTCGACCGGCTGGATCGTTCTCGGCGTCATCGTCGTCCTCGTGTTCCTGGCGTTCAGCGCCTACAACCGGCTGGTGGCGCTGAGCCAGCGCGTCGGCCAGGCCTTTGCCGACATCGACGTGCAGCTCAAGCAGCGCCACGATCTGATCCCGAACCTGGTCGAGACGGTGAAGGGCTATGCCTCGCATGAGCGTGGCACGCTCGACGACGTCATCAAGGCGCGCAACTCGGCGATGTCGGCGCAGGGACCGGCACAGGTATCCGCCGCCGAGAACCAGCTCTCCGGCGCGCTCGGCCGGCTGATCGCGCTGTCGGAGGCCTATCCGGACCTCAAGGCCAACGCCAACTTCCAGCAGCTCGCCAGTGAGCTCTCCGACCTCGAGAACAAGATCGCGGCGAGCCGCCGCTTCTTCAACAACGCGGTCCAGGAGTACAACACCGGCATCCAGCAGATGCCCGCCGCCCTGTTCGCCGGCATGTTCGGCTTCACCAAGAAGGACTTCTTCGATCTCGGCGCCAGCCGCACCGAAGTCGAGGCCACTCCGCAGGTGAAGTTCTGA